One window of the Sphaerochaeta associata genome contains the following:
- a CDS encoding P-II family nitrogen regulator, producing the protein MHTPHTLITCIVNKGMAEAVMEAARKAGASGGTILSARGTGKEEDVKFFGYSLVPEKEMLLVLVGAGQTGKVLQAIKEVPPLVEPGAGIAFCVDVERFMTFGEPETL; encoded by the coding sequence ATGCACACACCCCATACCCTCATCACCTGCATTGTCAACAAAGGCATGGCGGAAGCAGTTATGGAGGCGGCAAGAAAGGCAGGAGCCTCGGGAGGAACCATCCTCTCAGCTCGTGGCACGGGCAAGGAAGAGGATGTCAAGTTCTTCGGCTACTCGCTTGTACCGGAGAAGGAGATGCTTCTTGTCCTGGTCGGAGCCGGTCAGACCGGAAAGGTGCTCCAAGCCATCAAGGAAGTACCGCCACTTGTCGAGCCGGGAGCAGGAATCGCCTTTTGTGTCGATGTCGAGCGTTTTATGACCTTCGGCGAGCCTGAGACTCTGTAG
- a CDS encoding tripartite tricarboxylate transporter TctB family protein, whose amino-acid sequence MNKKTIGLGFFSIALGIAILIMSNGIRDFAAVGVGAKFFPRIAAVGFMILGSLLVYQNRTLLFVRSHSETANMKGSSLSPVLTLAILILYLALIPILGYIIASTLYMFGQILILNRGNKQHYLRYGIIAIISATATYLLFVKVFNVMIPAGILG is encoded by the coding sequence ATGAACAAAAAAACAATCGGCTTGGGATTCTTCAGCATAGCCTTGGGAATCGCCATCCTGATCATGAGCAACGGTATCAGGGACTTTGCTGCAGTAGGCGTCGGAGCAAAGTTCTTTCCCCGCATTGCGGCGGTTGGATTCATGATCCTCGGATCCCTGCTCGTATACCAAAACCGCACCCTGCTCTTCGTGCGTTCACACTCAGAGACTGCCAACATGAAAGGGTCCTCCTTATCACCTGTGCTGACTCTGGCAATCCTTATTCTCTATCTTGCCCTGATTCCGATCTTGGGCTACATCATCGCCTCAACACTCTACATGTTCGGGCAAATCCTCATTCTGAACCGAGGCAACAAGCAACACTACCTGCGCTACGGCATCATCGCCATCATCAGCGCAACAGCTACCTATCTTTTGTTTGTAAAAGTATTCAACGTCATGATTCCCGCAGGAATCCTCGGCTAA
- a CDS encoding tripartite tricarboxylate transporter permease: MILEGILAVFTVKTILLIFGGTVLGILFGSIPGITVTMGVALFLPITFSMSPVEGLSLLMGLYIGGTSGGLISAILLNIPGTPASVCTCFDGSPMAKNGQAGKALGIGIVFSFLGGVFSLLVLYFISPLVAEVALNFASFEYFSIGVFSLTLVSTMSGKSLVKGLFSALLGFAFTFIGMAPITAFPRFTFGIKELNGGISLLPALIGLFAVAQLFEESEQGVGEKVKPVEYAIKGFGFSMKEFLSQKVNFLRSALIGTGIGILPGLGGAICSVVSYGVAKNQSKTPELFGKGSIEGLVASETSNNASTGGALVPLMTLGIPGDNTTAILLAGFMIHGITPGPLLFENNGVLVYAIFTALLLSNIFMLISEFGGMRLFVKILAVPKHILLPIVLTLCVIGSYGLNNRMFDVWTMLFFGVLGFAMKKFEVPATPLLLGFILGPIIETELRRGLMRSQGSFLPFFTEPISGVILTLTILIVLFSAFRTIRQKRNNQR, encoded by the coding sequence ATGATTTTGGAAGGTATTCTGGCCGTTTTCACGGTAAAAACCATATTGCTCATCTTCGGTGGAACAGTCCTGGGGATTCTCTTTGGATCCATTCCCGGGATCACGGTAACCATGGGAGTCGCACTGTTCCTGCCCATCACCTTCAGCATGAGCCCCGTGGAAGGCCTCTCATTGCTGATGGGCCTGTACATCGGTGGAACCAGCGGAGGACTGATCTCCGCCATTCTGCTCAATATTCCGGGAACACCTGCTTCTGTATGCACGTGTTTCGATGGCTCCCCTATGGCAAAGAATGGACAAGCGGGCAAGGCACTGGGAATCGGCATTGTATTCTCATTCTTGGGAGGAGTATTCAGCTTGCTGGTTCTCTATTTCATCTCCCCGTTGGTAGCTGAGGTTGCCTTGAACTTCGCCTCGTTTGAATACTTCTCGATCGGGGTTTTCAGCCTCACCCTCGTCTCCACCATGTCAGGCAAATCCTTGGTCAAAGGCTTGTTCAGCGCCCTGCTCGGGTTTGCCTTCACCTTCATAGGCATGGCCCCGATCACAGCCTTCCCACGCTTCACCTTCGGTATCAAGGAACTCAACGGAGGAATCAGCCTGCTGCCTGCACTCATCGGCTTGTTCGCCGTCGCCCAGTTGTTCGAAGAGTCTGAACAGGGTGTTGGAGAGAAGGTAAAACCTGTGGAGTATGCCATCAAGGGATTTGGTTTCTCGATGAAGGAATTCTTGTCACAGAAAGTCAACTTCCTTCGTTCTGCCTTGATCGGAACCGGCATCGGAATCCTTCCCGGTCTTGGCGGGGCGATCTGCAGCGTCGTCTCCTACGGCGTTGCAAAGAACCAATCGAAGACTCCCGAGCTCTTCGGCAAGGGCTCCATTGAAGGCTTGGTAGCCAGTGAGACATCCAATAATGCCTCCACCGGCGGAGCCCTCGTTCCCCTGATGACTCTCGGAATCCCCGGGGACAACACCACCGCAATCCTGCTGGCGGGTTTCATGATCCACGGCATCACCCCCGGCCCTCTTTTGTTCGAAAACAACGGAGTGCTCGTGTATGCAATCTTCACAGCCCTGCTGCTATCCAATATTTTCATGCTCATCAGTGAATTTGGCGGAATGCGATTATTCGTAAAAATCCTTGCCGTCCCCAAGCATATTCTGCTCCCGATCGTGCTTACCCTGTGTGTAATCGGGTCCTATGGCCTGAATAACCGCATGTTCGACGTATGGACCATGCTTTTCTTTGGTGTCTTGGGTTTTGCGATGAAAAAGTTCGAAGTGCCTGCAACCCCCCTGTTGCTTGGCTTCATTCTGGGACCCATCATCGAAACCGAGCTGCGCCGCGGTCTGATGAGAAGCCAGGGAAGCTTCCTTCCCTTCTTCACCGAACCGATCAGCGGTGTCATTCTCACCCTTACCATACTCATCGTCCTTTTTTCCGCCTTCAGAACCATTCGTCAAAAGAGAAATAATCAACGCTAG
- a CDS encoding HpcH/HpaI aldolase family protein: protein MTVKDLKEGKAAVGTMVRMVRNPAIVLVAANAGLDFVMFDMEHGAFSFETIADASSLARAKGIECFVRVPELSKGNVSRALDCGVTGVMVPMVKNGDEARKFADWAKFAPVGQRGLGGSGAHTEYLDAAKNPEAFMRQENENILTIAQIELSEAIDNIEDIAATEGIDALLIGPADLSNSLGVSGQFNHPKMDEAIAKVAAAAKKHHKIFGFHAAEELTRKWMPHGLTLRMSLMDINLLAKGMAAITSLRD from the coding sequence ATGACAGTGAAAGATTTGAAAGAGGGAAAAGCAGCAGTAGGCACCATGGTGAGAATGGTTCGCAATCCAGCAATTGTCTTGGTGGCAGCCAATGCCGGCCTGGACTTTGTGATGTTCGATATGGAGCATGGAGCCTTCTCATTTGAAACCATCGCTGATGCATCGTCCCTCGCACGCGCCAAAGGCATCGAGTGCTTTGTGCGTGTTCCCGAACTCTCCAAGGGGAATGTCTCGAGGGCTCTCGATTGCGGAGTGACCGGAGTCATGGTTCCCATGGTGAAAAATGGTGACGAAGCACGCAAGTTTGCCGATTGGGCAAAATTTGCCCCGGTCGGACAGCGTGGTCTTGGAGGAAGCGGAGCCCATACCGAATACCTCGATGCTGCAAAAAACCCCGAAGCGTTTATGAGGCAGGAGAATGAGAACATCCTTACCATCGCCCAGATTGAACTTTCAGAGGCGATCGACAACATTGAGGATATTGCCGCCACCGAAGGCATCGATGCACTTTTGATCGGGCCTGCCGACCTCTCCAACTCTTTGGGAGTAAGTGGACAGTTCAATCATCCCAAGATGGATGAGGCAATCGCCAAAGTTGCGGCAGCGGCTAAGAAGCATCACAAGATTTTCGGTTTCCATGCAGCCGAGGAACTCACCCGCAAGTGGATGCCCCACGGCCTTACCCTGCGTATGAGCCTGATGGATATCAACCTGCTTGCCAAGGGTATGGCGGCCATCACCTCGCTTAGGGACTGA
- a CDS encoding transketolase-like TK C-terminal-containing protein, whose amino-acid sequence MMNRTIACTAVDRAYWEKTADLVDQFIDIPLNYRQSGHPGGSRSKVHMLLSLMLSGAMVWDIRDSDKPFGDKFVLGCGHTIPLVYATLAVLNEALRFAYRQTGDEKYLVKDEKNRALYWEDLVGFRHRGGLSGHAEANGKTSFLKANTGPSGHGTPAAAGLAFALKRAGAEQVRVFIMEGEGGLTPGATHETLNTAWGMALDNLHFLVDWNDFGIDGHKTSDVLPGKPEDWFAPHGWKVFGTENGSDFSSLTQQLHAMISVDNQEKQPSMLWFKTRKGRGYLKYDAPSHGAPHAKNSELFWNLRKEFAAKYGARFVNVDAKSPADEAEFRANLQAVVDVMHADRNLCMYLADRLVQLGDAVPQSLATYKLNTQGNPFNDPVFWDSKNYPEQLWGKVGQKLANRAGMGAWGAYINYLGKTKYNRPLFLAASADLSASTNLWGFANGWEGESGYGWYERVGTKDGVMAPTEITEFSNAGMMSSVATLNFSNKSKDEFDGFYTAVSTYASFSYLKYGPMRLFSQFCQDADHKVGKVLWVGAHTGPETADDSRTHFGIFSVGVHQLFPKGHIINLFPWEYNEVPVLLAEAFKSSIPLIALHVTRPEMEIPDRNKLGIPSHFEAAKGAYVLRPYQEGKQRMGTIFVQGTSVVYSILSLLPTLEQEGLNVKIVCVTSTELFEMQSKEYQDQVLTDGDRADSTFFTTQARRMMSSWAFNSVSEQYCLSSDHDDRWRTGGSLDEVLDEAHMSPKWVLEAIRRFALGREQRLETLSQQLASAKQ is encoded by the coding sequence ATGATGAATCGTACCATAGCTTGCACTGCCGTAGATCGTGCCTACTGGGAAAAGACTGCCGACTTGGTGGATCAATTCATCGACATCCCGCTGAACTACCGGCAAAGCGGACACCCCGGTGGATCTCGATCCAAAGTACATATGCTGCTCTCGCTCATGCTCAGCGGTGCCATGGTATGGGACATCCGCGACAGCGACAAGCCGTTCGGAGACAAGTTCGTACTCGGTTGCGGCCATACCATTCCCCTCGTGTATGCCACCTTGGCTGTGCTCAATGAGGCTCTTCGCTTTGCATACCGGCAAACAGGGGATGAAAAATACCTTGTCAAGGATGAGAAGAACCGAGCACTCTACTGGGAGGACCTGGTGGGCTTCAGACACCGCGGCGGTCTTTCAGGCCATGCCGAGGCAAACGGCAAGACTTCCTTCCTCAAGGCAAACACCGGCCCTTCCGGCCACGGTACCCCTGCAGCAGCAGGTCTGGCATTCGCTCTCAAGCGAGCCGGAGCCGAACAAGTGAGGGTATTCATCATGGAAGGCGAAGGTGGTCTGACTCCCGGAGCCACCCACGAGACGCTCAATACTGCCTGGGGCATGGCTTTGGACAACCTCCACTTCCTCGTGGACTGGAATGACTTTGGCATCGATGGACACAAGACCAGCGATGTGCTTCCCGGCAAGCCCGAGGATTGGTTCGCTCCTCATGGCTGGAAAGTTTTCGGCACTGAAAACGGTTCTGATTTTTCCTCTCTCACACAGCAGTTGCACGCAATGATTAGTGTTGACAACCAGGAAAAACAACCCTCGATGCTGTGGTTCAAGACTCGCAAGGGCAGAGGGTATCTCAAGTACGATGCTCCAAGCCACGGCGCCCCCCATGCCAAGAACAGCGAGCTGTTCTGGAACCTCAGAAAAGAGTTTGCAGCAAAGTATGGAGCCCGGTTTGTAAACGTCGATGCAAAGAGTCCTGCCGATGAAGCAGAGTTCCGTGCAAATCTTCAAGCAGTGGTTGATGTCATGCACGCCGACCGCAACCTTTGCATGTACCTGGCAGACCGCTTGGTACAGCTCGGCGATGCCGTCCCCCAAAGCCTTGCAACCTACAAGCTGAACACACAGGGCAATCCTTTCAATGACCCGGTATTCTGGGACAGCAAGAACTATCCTGAACAACTCTGGGGAAAAGTCGGCCAGAAATTGGCAAACAGGGCCGGTATGGGAGCCTGGGGTGCATATATCAACTACCTTGGAAAGACCAAGTACAACCGTCCCTTGTTTCTCGCCGCCTCAGCAGACCTGAGTGCTTCGACCAATCTATGGGGCTTTGCCAACGGTTGGGAAGGTGAATCCGGCTATGGTTGGTATGAGCGGGTCGGCACCAAGGACGGGGTGATGGCCCCAACCGAAATCACGGAGTTCTCCAACGCCGGCATGATGAGCTCGGTTGCCACCCTGAATTTCAGCAACAAGAGCAAGGATGAATTCGACGGCTTTTATACAGCCGTTTCCACCTATGCTTCATTCTCTTACCTCAAGTATGGTCCCATGAGACTCTTCAGCCAGTTCTGCCAGGATGCCGATCACAAGGTGGGAAAGGTCCTCTGGGTTGGAGCCCATACAGGTCCCGAGACGGCGGATGACAGCCGTACCCACTTCGGCATTTTCTCCGTAGGAGTGCATCAGCTCTTCCCGAAGGGGCATATCATCAACTTGTTTCCTTGGGAATACAATGAGGTGCCGGTACTTTTGGCAGAAGCTTTCAAGAGCAGCATCCCCCTGATCGCCTTGCATGTCACCAGGCCCGAAATGGAGATCCCCGATCGTAACAAGCTTGGCATTCCCTCACATTTCGAAGCCGCCAAGGGTGCCTATGTGCTCAGGCCGTACCAAGAGGGCAAACAGAGGATGGGAACCATCTTTGTACAGGGAACCAGTGTGGTATACAGCATCCTTTCCCTGCTTCCTACGCTCGAACAGGAAGGTTTGAACGTCAAGATTGTCTGTGTGACGAGCACTGAACTGTTCGAAATGCAAAGCAAGGAGTACCAGGATCAGGTGCTCACTGATGGAGACCGTGCCGATTCCACCTTCTTTACCACACAGGCAAGGAGGATGATGAGTTCATGGGCGTTCAACAGCGTCAGTGAGCAGTACTGCCTCTCTAGCGACCATGATGATCGATGGAGAACCGGTGGCTCATTGGATGAGGTCCTTGATGAAGCTCACATGAGTCCGAAATGGGTTTTGGAAGCGATCAGAAGATTTGCATTGGGACGGGAGCAGAGACTCGAAACACTTTCTCAGCAGCTTGCATCGGCAAAACAATAA
- a CDS encoding Bug family tripartite tricarboxylate transporter substrate binding protein, translated as MKQTHLRFVVIVTVLALLASFGLFAAGTKESVATQADPAATYPEKPIQIIVPVGAGGDTDLNARLFSKYLEKELGQSLAVVNVTGGGGTIGMQRVLDSDADGYTALFFHGEAMIPKIAGLVDYGIEAFDMVGIGLLDDTTVLATHPGMPFKTLPEFISYAKANPGKVEFGMMTGGYPHLVGIVLEAEAGIDLNLVDVGANAAKTVALKGRKTQVINTQYGLTLDYFKSGDFVVLGLTSKQRNPLFPEVPTTAEQGLDLEFNKFFFVGMPKGTPKSIVDKFSAAMKRVVENPEYQADAAKYFVTPTYMAPEQATKHAQEVYEYFAQYQDLFRGTSK; from the coding sequence ATGAAACAGACACATCTACGCTTTGTTGTCATCGTTACAGTCCTGGCTCTGCTTGCAAGCTTCGGCTTGTTCGCTGCAGGAACCAAAGAGAGTGTTGCTACGCAGGCAGATCCTGCTGCCACGTATCCCGAAAAACCGATACAGATCATCGTCCCGGTAGGAGCCGGAGGTGATACCGACCTCAATGCCCGTCTCTTCTCCAAATACCTCGAAAAGGAACTTGGACAGAGCCTGGCGGTTGTAAACGTCACCGGCGGTGGCGGAACCATCGGCATGCAGCGCGTTCTGGACTCCGATGCCGACGGCTATACTGCCCTCTTCTTCCACGGTGAGGCAATGATTCCCAAGATCGCAGGTCTTGTCGATTACGGCATCGAGGCTTTTGACATGGTCGGCATCGGCCTGTTGGACGACACCACCGTGTTGGCAACCCACCCCGGCATGCCGTTCAAAACCCTGCCTGAGTTCATCTCCTACGCCAAGGCAAATCCCGGCAAGGTGGAATTCGGCATGATGACCGGTGGCTACCCCCACCTGGTAGGCATTGTTCTGGAAGCTGAAGCCGGTATCGATTTGAATCTGGTTGACGTCGGCGCCAATGCTGCAAAGACGGTTGCCCTCAAGGGCCGCAAGACCCAGGTGATCAACACCCAGTACGGCCTTACGCTCGACTACTTCAAGAGCGGTGACTTTGTCGTGCTCGGGTTGACCTCAAAGCAGCGCAATCCGTTGTTCCCCGAGGTTCCGACCACAGCCGAACAGGGCTTGGACCTTGAGTTCAACAAGTTTTTCTTTGTCGGGATGCCAAAGGGAACCCCCAAGAGCATTGTTGACAAGTTCAGCGCAGCAATGAAACGTGTCGTTGAGAATCCTGAGTATCAGGCGGATGCCGCCAAGTACTTTGTTACTCCGACCTACATGGCTCCTGAGCAGGCAACCAAGCATGCACAAGAGGTCTATGAATACTTCGCCCAGTACCAGGACCTTTTCAGAGGCACTTCGAAGTAA